The following coding sequences lie in one Enterococcus sp. 9E7_DIV0242 genomic window:
- a CDS encoding HAD family hydrolase has translation MIKLILSDMDGTFLNRQGDFNRELFQEMQQLLKETGVIFAPCTGKQCERIEELFGSETAKDFWILGDSATRIKHEQAYVYQSLLPNELGLQMIQKLEDISKEYTIIACTPTAAFVKKTISSEELKIVMGSYAKVIQLDAFEEIEEDFVKITIHDKKLQCFKTREKLSDFFDKAYIVASEAAWIDISNLNVHKGTTVEKLQEMLGIDYEETMVFGDGLNDVELMERGAFSFAMRDGFEETKEAANYIIRTNEEDSVMKTIMQIVSLQKK, from the coding sequence ATGATCAAATTAATTTTATCGGATATGGATGGTACGTTCCTTAATCGACAAGGCGATTTTAATCGAGAGCTGTTTCAGGAAATGCAGCAGCTGCTGAAAGAGACAGGAGTTATTTTTGCGCCATGTACCGGGAAACAATGTGAACGCATCGAGGAGCTTTTTGGCTCAGAGACAGCAAAGGATTTCTGGATCCTGGGAGATAGTGCAACACGGATCAAACATGAGCAGGCATATGTCTATCAGTCACTATTACCGAATGAACTAGGACTGCAAATGATTCAAAAATTGGAAGATATCAGTAAAGAATATACTATTATTGCGTGCACACCAACTGCAGCTTTTGTAAAGAAGACGATCTCTTCAGAGGAATTGAAAATCGTTATGGGGTCTTATGCAAAGGTAATTCAATTGGATGCATTTGAGGAAATAGAAGAAGATTTCGTTAAAATCACGATCCATGACAAAAAGCTTCAATGCTTTAAAACAAGAGAAAAACTATCTGATTTCTTTGACAAGGCGTATATCGTCGCTTCTGAAGCAGCTTGGATCGATATTTCTAACTTAAATGTCCATAAAGGGACAACGGTTGAAAAGCTTCAAGAGATGCTAGGGATCGATTATGAGGAAACGATGGTTTTTGGTGATGGCTTGAACGATGTCGAGCTGATGGAGAGAGGGGCTTTCAGCTTTGCGATGAGAGATGGCTTCGAGGAAACGAAGGAAGCTGCGAACTACATTATTCGGACAAATGAAGAGGATAGCGTGATGAAAACGATCATGCAAATTGTCTCTTTGCAGAAAAAGTAA
- a CDS encoding aminoglycoside 6-adenylyltransferase: MRNQEFYSEFVKQFAKAGRKRSDMKAAYIIGSQARKKHPADQWSDLDILIYTADPAYYLETSDFLQQFGEIWSSFATKTLGGDKERLTLFAGGFQVDLVVKTAQEYDQQVASRQAPWLFKRGVQLIIDNTGHAEELLPKEDILPEKLPLNEATLNEMNQMFWFVTMYISKQLLREDNWAAKARDMDYKNILLQLIEWYEQSLHGSAYDTWHGGRFMKVWVESDIYNELFGIFGHFDLADSWSALEQSIRLFIKLNDGIQASTGIFIEKHLQANVTNWIKSKKADFAID; encoded by the coding sequence ATGAGGAATCAAGAGTTTTACAGCGAGTTTGTTAAGCAGTTTGCTAAGGCCGGTCGGAAAAGGAGCGATATGAAAGCTGCCTATATTATTGGCTCTCAAGCTAGAAAGAAGCATCCTGCGGATCAATGGTCAGATTTAGATATTTTGATCTATACAGCTGATCCCGCGTATTATTTGGAGACTTCTGATTTTTTACAACAGTTTGGTGAAATATGGAGTTCCTTTGCGACGAAAACATTGGGTGGCGATAAAGAGCGGCTGACACTTTTTGCAGGTGGATTTCAGGTGGATCTTGTTGTGAAAACCGCGCAGGAATACGACCAGCAAGTTGCTTCTAGACAAGCTCCCTGGTTGTTTAAGCGAGGAGTTCAGCTAATTATCGATAATACTGGTCATGCAGAAGAGTTATTACCAAAAGAAGACATCTTACCGGAAAAATTGCCGTTAAATGAAGCGACACTCAATGAGATGAATCAGATGTTCTGGTTTGTGACGATGTATATCAGCAAACAGCTGTTACGAGAAGATAATTGGGCAGCGAAAGCCAGAGATATGGACTATAAAAATATTTTACTTCAACTCATTGAATGGTATGAGCAAAGCCTACATGGATCAGCTTATGATACATGGCATGGTGGAAGATTTATGAAAGTATGGGTTGAATCGGACATTTATAATGAGCTTTTTGGCATTTTTGGTCATTTTGATTTGGCAGATAGTTGGTCAGCCTTGGAGCAATCAATTAGATTGTTCATAAAATTGAATGATGGCATTCAAGCATCAACAGGTATCTTTATTGAAAAACACCTCCAAGCGAATGTAACCAATTGGATAAAAAGTAAAAAAGCGGATTTTGCAATAGACTAA
- a CDS encoding VOC family protein, which yields MKKFETRGYVVRETGPVYYTKDMDRTIQWFESVLGWYSEVDERNASGFGLYGCVYDTPPVFENLHLAPFTGIHLFYGEPKQGMVAFLKVSGIEKLHEYVKLTGWKEMTEIKLEPWGGKTCSIETVDGCELRFFE from the coding sequence ATGAAAAAATTTGAAACAAGAGGTTACGTTGTGAGAGAGACAGGGCCCGTTTATTATACAAAAGATATGGATCGAACCATCCAGTGGTTTGAATCAGTTCTTGGTTGGTATAGTGAAGTGGATGAAAGAAATGCCTCTGGATTTGGCTTGTACGGTTGTGTGTATGATACACCACCGGTATTTGAAAATTTACATTTAGCTCCGTTTACAGGAATCCATCTGTTTTATGGTGAGCCAAAGCAGGGGATGGTCGCCTTTTTAAAAGTGTCTGGTATAGAAAAGCTTCATGAGTATGTAAAGCTGACTGGTTGGAAAGAAATGACGGAAATCAAACTGGAGCCTTGGGGCGGAAAAACCTGTTCAATAGAGACTGTTGATGGCTGTGAATTACGGTTCTTTGAATAG
- a CDS encoding GNAT family N-acetyltransferase yields MLTIRTATEKDSKALLAIYAPYVLETPITFEYTVPSLEEFTQRIVNTLSSYPYLVAVDEKHTIVGYAYAHSYKARTAYDWSVEVTVYIAERAHGLGAGKLLYRALEKELAAQNVVNLTACITGQNDGSIRFHEKMGYKYVGAFEKIGYKFDRWYDVIWMQKRLENNSEQAAFIPYSDLGR; encoded by the coding sequence ATGTTAACAATCAGAACTGCAACAGAAAAGGACAGTAAAGCATTACTTGCTATTTATGCCCCCTATGTTTTGGAAACACCGATTACATTTGAGTACACTGTTCCATCATTGGAGGAATTTACCCAAAGAATAGTAAATACTTTGTCGAGCTATCCGTATCTGGTGGCAGTGGATGAAAAACATACTATTGTGGGCTACGCCTATGCCCATAGCTATAAAGCTAGAACTGCTTACGATTGGTCAGTAGAGGTGACAGTTTATATAGCAGAACGTGCACATGGACTTGGGGCAGGAAAGCTGCTCTACCGCGCGCTTGAAAAAGAACTTGCGGCACAGAATGTGGTAAATTTGACTGCCTGTATCACGGGACAAAATGATGGCAGCATTCGCTTCCATGAAAAGATGGGCTACAAGTATGTGGGGGCGTTTGAAAAAATCGGCTATAAATTTGATCGATGGTATGATGTCATCTGGATGCAGAAGCGCTTGGAGAATAACTCAGAGCAGGCTGCGTTCATCCCTTATTCTGATTTAGGAAGATAA
- a CDS encoding MarR family transcriptional regulator, protein MVDILRDIGVIHRALDSIANIEFKDFALTRGQYLYLVRIVENPGIIPDKLAEMIKVDRTTTARAVKKLEDTGFIEKKPDEQNKKIKRLFPTSRGEEVAAYIIKETIYSNSRALTGFSEEEAEELSLLLQRVRANIEDDWDYVKKGNHRTY, encoded by the coding sequence ATGGTGGATATTCTCAGGGATATAGGGGTGATCCATCGAGCCTTGGATTCGATTGCTAACATAGAGTTCAAGGATTTCGCGCTTACCAGGGGACAATATCTCTACTTGGTGAGGATAGTTGAAAATCCTGGTATCATTCCAGATAAATTAGCGGAAATGATCAAGGTCGACCGGACAACAACGGCCAGAGCTGTAAAAAAGCTGGAAGATACTGGCTTTATCGAAAAAAAGCCAGATGAACAGAATAAAAAAATTAAACGACTATTCCCAACAAGTAGAGGAGAGGAAGTAGCAGCATATATTATTAAAGAGACTATCTACTCGAACAGTCGGGCATTAACAGGATTTAGTGAAGAAGAGGCAGAGGAACTTTCACTGTTGCTTCAAAGGGTTAGAGCCAATATCGAAGATGATTGGGATTATGTAAAAAAAGGGAATCATCGAACATATTAG
- a CDS encoding GNAT family N-acetyltransferase — translation MTTKITPCTKNDLETLQKISIETYSDTFGAQNTEENLKTYLEQAFNLKKLQDELSNPTSKFFFIYYEDQLAGYLKVNYDGAQTEDIAENALEVERIYIRVAFKRNGLGQLLINKAIDCAEELQKKHIWLGVWEENDAALKFYQKMGFVQSGQHSFFMGDDEQTDLIMVKALTE, via the coding sequence ATGACAACGAAAATTACCCCATGTACTAAGAATGACTTAGAAACACTGCAAAAAATCAGTATTGAAACTTATTCAGATACCTTTGGTGCACAAAACACCGAAGAAAATCTTAAAACCTATTTGGAGCAAGCGTTTAATTTGAAGAAGCTACAGGATGAGCTATCAAATCCCACAAGTAAATTTTTCTTTATTTACTATGAGGACCAATTGGCTGGGTATCTTAAGGTAAATTATGATGGTGCACAGACGGAAGACATTGCAGAAAATGCCTTGGAGGTTGAACGTATCTACATTCGAGTAGCGTTCAAGCGAAACGGATTGGGGCAATTGTTGATCAATAAGGCGATTGACTGCGCAGAGGAGCTGCAAAAGAAGCACATTTGGCTAGGCGTTTGGGAAGAAAATGATGCTGCGTTAAAATTTTATCAAAAAATGGGCTTTGTGCAATCAGGGCAACATTCCTTTTTCATGGGCGACGATGAACAGACGGATTTAATCATGGTCAAGGCTCTGACAGAATAA
- a CDS encoding GNAT family N-acetyltransferase: protein MEFINFRSDEAIYQESLVLRNRILRLPLGRDVYAEDLLIEKENDFYGILIDEKLIATMSVYREAPFIAHLTAFAVDSSYQRKGYGRELLEFVLADLKKKGYKRINVDARAEAKVFYEKCGFGIIGKTVQNKLLGIDEYKMSYVF from the coding sequence ATGGAATTTATAAATTTTCGTAGTGACGAGGCTATTTATCAGGAGTCATTAGTCCTACGTAATCGGATCTTACGCTTGCCACTGGGAAGAGATGTTTATGCGGAAGACCTTCTGATCGAAAAAGAGAATGATTTCTATGGTATTCTGATAGATGAAAAGCTCATTGCAACGATGAGTGTGTATAGAGAAGCGCCGTTTATTGCTCATTTAACAGCTTTTGCTGTTGACAGCTCTTATCAAAGAAAAGGATATGGTCGTGAGCTGCTTGAATTCGTTCTAGCCGACTTAAAAAAGAAAGGCTATAAAAGAATCAATGTCGATGCACGTGCGGAGGCCAAAGTATTTTATGAAAAATGTGGTTTTGGAATTATCGGAAAGACTGTTCAAAACAAATTACTAGGTATTGATGAGTACAAAATGAGCTACGTATTTTAA
- a CDS encoding aminoglycoside 6-adenylyltransferase — MQEPVMTQLMDFFESNDDLKIFSMNGSKTNTNIPDDIFKDYDVVFFTDNVSKYKIDSSFLEQFGEILLFTEPEIEAVDPLFPQGNGYIYLVQYTNGVRIDVQFRSLDQLETYLKEDSLTQLIADKEGLVTKAPLPNDSDYWLKPPTKTTFEASVKEFWWEMNNTLKATLRGELLLAQFYLALTREELILLMTWTLAHEHGYERNYGKKYTGILKYLSDEERQLLMGTFDTGSTEKIYHSLKQMKKLEEDYLPVLGEACGFDYQDLISLNEVPAKYLNSKNQQELAAYFES, encoded by the coding sequence ATGCAAGAACCTGTGATGACACAATTAATGGATTTTTTCGAAAGCAATGATGATTTAAAAATTTTCAGTATGAACGGCTCAAAAACAAACACGAATATTCCTGATGATATTTTTAAGGATTACGATGTGGTCTTTTTTACAGACAATGTTTCTAAGTATAAAATAGATTCGAGCTTTTTAGAGCAGTTTGGCGAGATCCTTTTATTCACTGAGCCGGAAATTGAAGCTGTCGATCCACTGTTCCCACAAGGCAATGGCTATATTTATCTTGTACAGTATACGAATGGCGTTCGGATCGATGTTCAATTTCGTTCGCTGGATCAGCTAGAGACTTATCTAAAAGAAGATAGTTTAACACAACTTATCGCTGATAAGGAAGGCTTGGTAACAAAAGCACCGCTACCTAATGACTCTGATTATTGGCTGAAGCCGCCAACGAAAACAACCTTCGAAGCATCGGTCAAAGAGTTTTGGTGGGAAATGAATAATACGTTGAAGGCTACACTTAGGGGCGAGCTTTTATTGGCACAATTCTACTTAGCGTTGACAAGAGAAGAGCTGATCCTTTTGATGACTTGGACGCTTGCGCATGAGCATGGTTACGAAAGAAATTACGGGAAAAAGTATACTGGTATACTCAAGTATCTATCTGACGAAGAAAGACAGCTGTTGATGGGAACCTTTGACACAGGTTCAACAGAAAAAATATATCATTCATTGAAGCAGATGAAAAAACTGGAAGAAGATTATCTGCCGGTCCTTGGAGAGGCGTGTGGCTTTGATTACCAAGACCTAATTAGCCTGAACGAGGTACCAGCAAAGTACCTAAATAGTAAAAATCAGCAAGAATTAGCTGCATATTTTGAAAGCTAG